In one window of Kosmotoga pacifica DNA:
- a CDS encoding ABC transporter substrate-binding protein gives MKRMIIVLLTLFLVISLSSCLRFKEDAMEVEGAMLLLRSGSIVIEAEETMTGFEITLNETISPEAVEVSNDYLKIVKNDEGMTTIAVVKPSGDIQKGEKILTIFGKFRTLKGIVANVKKEYMLEVQRAPEPLPDGISIRDTVIDRNAEGVFYIHAQNVNGIGGSELNITFDPAYIEIDTTKGNNGVEALNTYSSGMMIVQVDNEQGTLLISTAFTSSEGISIASEDIYAVHVKTKFNTGITTLIMSGEVKDPSTNLLNVSIYGGEIEIGAPKLLGDFDGNGKVDLSDFILFAQHYNTEDGDGVYEVVYDIAPAEDHYGGEWAGIYDKCSPDGTIGLSDFIIFARNYAKTKPNETPEIPHDPVPAEGASSVELNSVTLSWACNDPEGDSLVFDIYFGISSENMELIASDNPSNSFTIGELLMPDTTYYWKVVAKDGIHEVQSPVWTFTTNSHQPGTILIYPEPEGNIDYALVAGSSISGNLNFNNGGKNSINLSDFIPGDTYDVSVVIRETLNEQVKYFLWRGNITLPDEGICIFLENLTNTLSLELQDESGMEIAATSTVSLAFEISDYKYFTEIYGASYKDIKAIKNNLTSLISLTAIDNANHHVWYTQNLNMNDVTVLSLSDFGTLTFNIHADNFENSFIKLDPREKAVIWSGPFVDTEQATESTFTVTPDTLFKTFVVLRTAGYLYMSYDVGGVTVSNGTTADLNFFGMPIIELEGIPSDATNLQIPAGESGSLQGWIRDEFGNNITIKNRDWSNPSVTMQLIGPSDTVTLQTELTEQGFAFDNLTAPTEPGTYTLIIEIDANDYPNTQFSNSLKREITITVVPSESLTNGFVIVPDEGMRITRCTAQIIERYVGGGYEARSSGVNVGNLAINEPIIIDFDSFFTPFDQWDETCEYFMTIEESNGSESYAAIFYGTYTYPGKITLEASTLQNVFNISLLDKQGNPVSNSHNFTGILKFNSNIYPISLFEVNNPEKVKSNLETIDGLIFYDHTDKSVWFANGVGINGTLTLSLQNWGTIHVLIDGDFGTISPGISTWGADHRFWYPEGTLEAQISVMPGDFFVVDFQEDDNFRCGIWQWVTVGANDEATIYAYGTPKVVFEGIDNAAISSESIGSNINIWIEDAYGHRLEVLDKNNNWAGIEGRLTIQGSDGSTVYDQTKRAEGTDYHFDNLPSLESGEYIIRFETTLPDIYPVSAFAGQTLSREITITIAPPEEVTFPDPNLEQAIREVLGKEVGEPIYNTDLAGIHELNLEDRGISNLGGLEYCTNLEALFVSRNQITDLTPIMNLPNLRTLFVGWNPISDISQLQNLSQLENIGIEGLNLGNEDVLFLANFVNLRSLCINVNNLTDISFITSMTQLEYLNIEDNNITDISVLPSLQNLHGVSLGRNPLSSIEPIKNMTWLENLALVGLGLTNSDIQFLQNFSNLKWLWLNENQGISDLTPLQNLNLYLLDIGGCSVSDLSPLAGHTNLENLWAWGNSITDLSPLQNLPNLREIDLNGNAIQDITPLVNNPGLGEGDWINLENNYLDLTPGSDDMNNIQALIDRGVNVRYEPQNALPPSPPDDWNLLGTDPTDVSTPSMDIVEVSYAETADLLFFKVRAAGQWQDLSEEFIVIGLDTDLSTQTGVNAYNPNIGVDYVIIAITGSSEPWVGEAPNDGTIGFIPIGSPIYIEGNTNSDTLIVGVEKSLIGYSGQETRLVVTTVENPNSPVLVDSAPNIDSLPGYFTIGLPLVAGDWNNWTPTESDRMILKDGLYTFELPVASITFLPGSLGNIGWYTVYSSVSGSKIPIWKENLGDATSITIYASPSLMSEGDAIGIGDSEKETGDWYCAGEFNNWTLSKMEKVGEKYILRISINVDEGDSYYYKIARGTDWRPYEEQFDGKDYDAGYQEDAYFVAGQAGNLLVIEYYPKLSILSAHVETDPTYPPDDWMLLGTDPTDVSSPSVDIVEVSYAENIDYLYFKVKAAGQWQDFSDHALIILLDTDSSTLTGFNAFNPEIGADYAFIFSPDSTSSVVYALSEESGTELGGPAYVEGLTNSDTVIIGVSKSVIKYAGQEVRVIAVTGTEDALLDFAPDSGYFTIGNQPPEEPYIIQDGLSVTDGATGVPLTPALCWDSSDPDGDTIVYDVYYGTSPENMQLYLSNYTEKISMSGDLIGYAIINPALEPSTTYYWKVVAKDGKGGITEGPIWSFTTTSNSVVLPTDWTLLGQDTLDDSPSGYGINEIYYGETSDYLFFKVIYDDNWDVALEKFGTYVLLDTSYPATPPEYQDFIAEMDISPDYFFVFGVVNYYATFDFSYFSGLDYITGIYNSNQIIVGIEKSKMNYTGDPLSVEIWQVGLDETLLDEAPNTGYYVVNPPETEYVIEDSNGIAGGTLYLGLPNAPSTLNPYWVQNSSSQEIVKWFCDSLLNADDEEMPTIPALAADWWFSEDGKTVFFSIRNGVFWSDGVPFTVEDVYFTFTRVALVEGMTASGPGGVLDANGQLPIVEIVDENTISFTWTAPNVWGFKWVAYSSILPKHICEEAVDNGTFSGTWSVGDIENIVGTGPFIPVSISESTVVLERNPFYYRKDINGVLLPYLDRIEYKITTDMYNDFQNGEIDIYNPTAEEFPGIEEQAEEKGWVVGVGGPALGSQFIAFNWVNSDPAKREWFRNEHFRKAFVYMLDRQTIIDELYNGLGTPIYGPVSPSSGFYNPEVESFGYEYSLEKAREELELGGFTLTPDGTLVDASGTAVEFELITNAGNTIRETIGNDIVSKAASLGIKINFNAIDFDTVVQKLLAPDYEAVIIGLSGSTDPGSGWNVWRLDGGLHFWNYSPELRPDTVPEDIWWSPDWEQRIDEIFRLQTSVVDPGERYNLFAEFQMICAEHQPLIYTVTQNYLYAHKDTVHLANPEPNPAAGILWKGYCIWKSE, from the coding sequence ATGAAGAGAATGATAATAGTACTGCTTACATTGTTTCTGGTTATAAGTCTATCGTCCTGTCTAAGATTTAAAGAGGATGCAATGGAAGTAGAGGGGGCGATGCTTTTACTTCGTTCCGGAAGCATAGTCATAGAAGCAGAGGAAACAATGACAGGCTTTGAGATAACACTCAATGAAACCATATCTCCTGAAGCTGTGGAAGTATCCAATGACTACCTTAAGATAGTCAAGAATGATGAAGGAATGACTACCATAGCGGTCGTCAAGCCTTCTGGTGATATACAAAAAGGCGAGAAGATTCTCACGATATTCGGGAAGTTCAGGACGTTGAAGGGAATCGTTGCAAATGTAAAGAAGGAATACATGCTGGAGGTACAGAGAGCACCAGAACCGTTGCCAGATGGTATATCCATAAGGGATACGGTGATAGACAGGAATGCCGAGGGTGTTTTCTACATACACGCGCAAAATGTCAATGGAATAGGCGGGAGCGAACTCAACATAACCTTCGACCCGGCATATATAGAGATAGACACCACGAAGGGGAACAACGGAGTTGAAGCGCTCAATACATACAGCTCAGGAATGATGATAGTACAGGTGGACAACGAACAGGGGACGTTGTTAATATCGACGGCGTTTACGAGTTCAGAAGGAATTAGCATAGCCTCTGAAGACATATACGCCGTACATGTAAAGACAAAGTTCAACACGGGTATTACAACGCTGATAATGTCCGGAGAAGTAAAAGACCCGAGCACAAATCTTTTGAATGTATCTATATACGGTGGAGAAATAGAGATAGGAGCACCAAAGCTACTGGGTGACTTCGATGGAAACGGAAAGGTGGATCTTAGTGATTTCATACTCTTTGCACAGCACTACAATACAGAAGATGGAGACGGTGTATACGAAGTAGTGTACGACATAGCACCAGCCGAGGATCATTATGGTGGAGAATGGGCTGGCATATACGACAAATGTTCACCGGACGGAACAATAGGTCTTTCCGATTTCATCATTTTTGCAAGAAACTACGCAAAAACAAAACCAAACGAAACCCCAGAAATACCTCATGACCCAGTTCCTGCTGAAGGTGCCAGTAGTGTTGAATTGAACTCAGTAACACTGAGTTGGGCATGTAATGATCCAGAAGGAGATTCCCTTGTTTTTGATATTTATTTTGGTATAAGTTCTGAAAATATGGAGCTCATTGCGTCAGATAATCCTTCTAACAGCTTCACAATTGGAGAGTTGTTAATGCCTGATACAACTTATTATTGGAAAGTTGTAGCCAAAGATGGTATTCATGAGGTGCAGAGTCCAGTCTGGACTTTTACAACGAACTCACATCAACCAGGAACGATACTTATATACCCTGAACCTGAAGGAAATATTGATTATGCATTAGTTGCGGGAAGTTCTATATCCGGAAATCTCAATTTTAATAATGGAGGAAAAAATTCGATCAATTTGTCAGATTTCATTCCGGGCGATACTTACGACGTTTCAGTTGTGATTCGAGAAACTTTAAATGAACAGGTTAAGTACTTCTTATGGCGGGGGAACATAACTCTACCTGATGAGGGGATCTGTATTTTTTTAGAAAATTTGACAAACACGCTGTCACTTGAACTGCAAGATGAAAGCGGTATGGAAATCGCTGCAACTTCAACTGTTTCGTTAGCATTTGAAATAAGTGATTATAAATACTTCACTGAGATATATGGTGCTTCTTATAAAGATATAAAAGCTATTAAAAATAACCTGACATCTTTGATTTCTTTGACAGCAATTGATAACGCCAACCATCATGTTTGGTACACTCAAAACCTTAATATGAATGATGTTACTGTACTTTCGTTGAGTGATTTTGGAACATTAACCTTCAATATTCATGCAGATAACTTTGAAAATTCCTTTATCAAACTGGATCCACGGGAAAAGGCAGTTATTTGGTCGGGGCCGTTTGTCGACACAGAGCAAGCAACTGAATCCACGTTCACTGTTACACCGGATACGCTTTTCAAAACTTTTGTGGTATTAAGAACAGCCGGTTACTTATACATGAGTTATGATGTTGGAGGAGTTACCGTCAGTAATGGCACTACAGCTGATCTAAATTTCTTTGGTATGCCAATTATTGAACTTGAAGGAATTCCTTCGGATGCGACAAATCTCCAAATTCCTGCTGGAGAGTCAGGAAGTTTGCAAGGATGGATTAGGGATGAATTTGGGAATAACATTACCATCAAAAATCGCGATTGGTCAAATCCTTCTGTTACAATGCAACTAATCGGTCCCTCGGACACAGTAACGTTACAGACGGAACTAACTGAACAAGGTTTTGCATTCGACAATTTAACTGCTCCCACGGAACCCGGGACATATACACTAATCATCGAAATTGATGCTAATGACTATCCAAATACACAATTTTCAAATTCTTTAAAGAGGGAAATAACCATAACTGTAGTTCCATCTGAAAGCTTAACAAATGGCTTTGTTATAGTTCCGGATGAAGGAATGAGAATCACAAGATGTACAGCGCAAATTATCGAAAGATATGTAGGCGGGGGATACGAAGCAAGATCAAGTGGAGTCAACGTTGGTAACTTAGCCATCAACGAACCAATAATTATAGACTTTGATTCATTTTTTACACCCTTTGACCAATGGGACGAGACATGTGAATACTTCATGACAATAGAAGAGTCAAACGGAAGCGAATCATATGCTGCTATTTTCTATGGAACTTACACCTATCCTGGAAAAATAACCTTAGAGGCTTCTACTTTGCAAAATGTATTTAACATATCCCTTTTGGACAAACAGGGCAATCCCGTTTCTAACTCACATAATTTTACAGGAATACTCAAATTTAATTCTAATATTTATCCTATCAGCCTTTTCGAAGTGAATAACCCGGAAAAAGTGAAATCTAATCTTGAAACAATTGACGGGCTCATTTTTTACGACCATACAGACAAATCTGTGTGGTTTGCAAACGGTGTTGGAATAAACGGAACTTTGACACTTAGTTTGCAAAACTGGGGAACAATACACGTGCTCATAGACGGAGATTTTGGGACTATAAGTCCGGGAATTAGCACTTGGGGTGCAGATCATAGATTTTGGTATCCTGAGGGTACATTAGAAGCTCAAATTTCTGTGATGCCCGGAGATTTTTTCGTGGTTGATTTCCAGGAAGATGACAATTTTAGGTGTGGCATTTGGCAATGGGTAACAGTAGGCGCTAATGATGAAGCAACTATCTATGCTTATGGAACTCCAAAGGTAGTCTTTGAAGGAATAGACAACGCCGCCATCTCTTCTGAATCTATTGGCTCTAACATTAACATCTGGATAGAGGATGCGTACGGACACAGATTAGAAGTGTTGGATAAGAATAATAATTGGGCTGGAATCGAGGGGAGACTAACTATTCAGGGAAGTGATGGCAGTACCGTATATGACCAAACCAAACGTGCAGAAGGAACTGACTATCATTTTGATAACCTCCCCTCCCTTGAATCCGGCGAATACATTATTAGGTTTGAAACCACTCTTCCGGATATATATCCAGTATCCGCGTTTGCAGGGCAGACATTAAGCCGAGAAATAACCATAACCATCGCTCCACCCGAAGAAGTGACTTTCCCCGATCCCAATCTTGAACAAGCGATAAGGGAGGTATTGGGAAAAGAAGTTGGCGAACCTATATACAACACCGATTTAGCGGGGATTCACGAATTGAACTTGGAGGATAGAGGAATAAGCAACCTCGGTGGTCTGGAATATTGTACAAATCTCGAAGCGCTCTTCGTATCTAGAAATCAAATAACCGACCTCACACCCATAATGAATTTGCCAAACCTCAGGACGTTGTTCGTTGGTTGGAATCCGATCAGTGATATTAGTCAATTGCAAAATCTGTCGCAACTCGAGAATATTGGCATAGAAGGGTTGAACCTTGGAAACGAGGATGTCCTTTTCTTAGCAAATTTCGTCAATTTGAGAAGTCTATGCATTAATGTCAACAATCTGACAGATATAAGCTTTATAACCTCAATGACACAACTCGAATACCTGAACATAGAAGATAACAACATAACGGATATCTCTGTGCTTCCAAGCCTTCAAAATCTTCACGGTGTGAGTCTTGGAAGGAATCCTTTGAGCTCCATTGAGCCGATCAAGAATATGACCTGGCTAGAAAACCTGGCTTTGGTTGGTTTGGGTTTGACAAACTCAGACATCCAATTTCTACAGAACTTCAGTAACTTGAAATGGCTATGGCTGAATGAAAACCAGGGAATCAGCGATCTTACACCTCTGCAAAATCTGAATCTGTATCTACTGGACATAGGAGGATGTTCGGTAAGTGATCTGTCACCACTGGCAGGGCATACGAACCTCGAAAATCTCTGGGCGTGGGGCAACTCGATTACAGACCTCAGCCCGCTGCAAAATCTACCCAATTTAAGAGAAATTGATTTGAATGGTAATGCAATACAGGATATCACACCCCTGGTAAACAATCCTGGACTTGGTGAAGGAGACTGGATCAACCTCGAGAACAACTATCTCGATCTCACACCAGGTTCAGATGATATGAACAACATCCAGGCTTTGATTGACAGGGGAGTAAATGTGAGATATGAACCACAAAATGCTCTTCCTCCATCTCCACCAGATGATTGGAATTTACTGGGAACAGACCCGACGGATGTTTCAACCCCTTCAATGGACATTGTCGAAGTGTCATACGCTGAAACCGCTGATCTTCTATTCTTTAAAGTAAGGGCTGCAGGGCAATGGCAAGATTTGTCGGAAGAGTTTATTGTAATAGGGCTGGATACCGATTTGTCCACTCAAACAGGAGTAAATGCTTATAATCCCAATATTGGGGTTGATTACGTGATAATAGCCATTACCGGTAGTTCCGAACCTTGGGTTGGTGAGGCCCCGAATGACGGAACCATTGGATTTATACCTATTGGAAGCCCTATATACATAGAAGGCAATACTAATTCTGATACCTTAATCGTTGGTGTAGAGAAATCACTAATAGGATATTCGGGACAAGAAACCAGGTTAGTTGTGACAACTGTCGAAAATCCTAACTCACCAGTTTTGGTTGATTCCGCTCCCAATATAGACTCTTTGCCAGGGTATTTTACAATAGGTCTTCCTCTGGTTGCTGGAGATTGGAACAATTGGACTCCAACAGAATCTGACAGAATGATTTTAAAAGATGGTCTTTATACCTTCGAACTTCCTGTAGCTTCGATAACATTTCTTCCAGGCAGTTTAGGAAATATTGGTTGGTATACAGTGTACAGTAGTGTATCGGGGTCAAAAATACCTATTTGGAAAGAAAATTTAGGCGATGCAACATCTATAACGATATATGCCTCACCAAGCCTTATGAGTGAAGGGGACGCAATTGGAATTGGAGATAGCGAAAAAGAGACTGGAGACTGGTACTGTGCTGGAGAATTTAACAACTGGACACTGTCAAAGATGGAAAAAGTTGGAGAAAAATATATTTTAAGAATCAGTATAAACGTAGATGAAGGTGATAGTTATTACTACAAAATCGCCAGAGGAACCGATTGGAGACCTTATGAAGAACAATTCGATGGTAAAGATTATGATGCTGGATACCAAGAAGATGCTTATTTTGTAGCTGGTCAAGCTGGAAATCTGCTGGTAATTGAATATTATCCGAAATTAAGTATTTTGAGCGCGCATGTTGAGACTGATCCTACATATCCACCTGATGATTGGATGTTGCTCGGAACAGACCCAACAGACGTTTCAAGCCCGTCAGTGGACATAGTCGAAGTGTCTTACGCAGAAAACATTGATTATCTGTACTTCAAAGTAAAGGCTGCTGGACAGTGGCAAGATTTTTCAGATCATGCATTAATCATATTGTTAGACACCGACTCGTCTACGTTAACTGGTTTTAATGCTTTTAATCCTGAAATAGGAGCAGACTATGCGTTTATCTTTAGTCCTGATTCTACTTCATCAGTTGTTTATGCCCTAAGCGAAGAAAGCGGCACCGAATTGGGTGGTCCAGCATATGTTGAAGGCCTTACTAATTCGGATACTGTAATAATTGGAGTTAGCAAATCTGTTATTAAATATGCTGGTCAAGAAGTCAGAGTAATTGCAGTAACTGGTACCGAAGATGCTCTACTCGATTTTGCCCCTGATTCTGGCTATTTCACAATTGGAAACCAGCCTCCTGAAGAACCATACATAATCCAAGATGGTCTTAGTGTCACAGATGGGGCAACTGGAGTACCCTTAACTCCCGCTCTCTGCTGGGATTCATCTGATCCAGATGGCGATACTATTGTATATGATGTTTATTATGGAACTTCACCTGAAAATATGCAGTTATATCTTTCAAACTATACCGAAAAGATTAGCATGTCAGGAGATTTGATCGGTTACGCCATAATAAATCCAGCACTTGAACCTTCAACCACATATTACTGGAAAGTTGTTGCCAAAGATGGTAAAGGGGGTATCACCGAAGGACCAATATGGAGTTTTACCACCACTTCAAATTCAGTTGTTCTGCCAACCGACTGGACTTTACTGGGACAGGATACCCTCGATGATTCTCCTTCGGGATATGGAATAAATGAAATCTACTATGGTGAAACCTCAGATTACTTGTTCTTTAAAGTGATATATGATGACAACTGGGATGTGGCTTTGGAAAAGTTTGGCACATATGTGCTTTTAGATACCTCATATCCAGCAACACCACCCGAATATCAGGATTTTATTGCTGAAATGGACATATCACCAGATTACTTTTTTGTGTTTGGCGTTGTTAATTATTACGCAACTTTTGATTTCTCTTACTTCAGTGGTTTAGATTATATCACCGGTATTTATAACTCGAACCAGATTATCGTCGGGATTGAAAAATCAAAAATGAACTATACTGGAGATCCCTTGAGTGTTGAAATATGGCAAGTTGGATTAGATGAAACTTTACTGGACGAAGCACCGAATACGGGCTACTATGTTGTTAATCCTCCTGAAACAGAATATGTAATCGAGGATTCCAATGGTATAGCAGGTGGAACACTTTATCTTGGGCTGCCAAACGCTCCTTCTACGTTGAATCCCTATTGGGTACAGAACAGTTCTTCGCAGGAAATCGTAAAATGGTTTTGCGATTCTTTATTAAATGCTGACGATGAAGAAATGCCAACGATTCCGGCTCTCGCGGCAGATTGGTGGTTCTCCGAGGATGGAAAAACTGTATTCTTCAGTATTAGAAATGGTGTCTTTTGGTCGGATGGTGTTCCTTTCACCGTTGAAGATGTCTATTTCACGTTTACAAGGGTAGCCTTGGTTGAAGGTATGACCGCCAGTGGTCCTGGTGGTGTTCTGGATGCCAACGGCCAGCTTCCGATTGTGGAGATTGTTGACGAGAACACTATATCATTCACCTGGACCGCTCCAAATGTTTGGGGCTTCAAATGGGTGGCATACAGTTCAATCCTTCCGAAACACATTTGCGAAGAAGCTGTTGATAATGGAACATTTTCTGGCACATGGTCGGTGGGTGATATAGAAAACATCGTTGGTACAGGCCCTTTTATACCTGTAAGTATCTCCGAATCTACCGTGGTGCTTGAACGCAACCCATTCTATTACCGAAAAGATATAAACGGGGTTCTACTTCCCTATCTCGACAGGATAGAATACAAGATTACTACAGACATGTACAATGACTTCCAGAACGGCGAAATAGATATTTATAATCCGACAGCGGAGGAATTTCCCGGTATTGAAGAACAAGCAGAAGAAAAAGGTTGGGTTGTCGGTGTAGGTGGGCCCGCTCTTGGTTCCCAATTTATCGCATTTAACTGGGTCAACAGTGATCCTGCTAAGAGAGAATGGTTCAGGAATGAGCACTTCAGAAAAGCCTTCGTTTATATGCTTGACAGGCAGACTATTATTGACGAGCTCTACAATGGACTCGGCACACCGATTTATGGGCCTGTAAGTCCTTCTTCGGGGTTCTACAATCCAGAAGTTGAGAGTTTTGGCTACGAATATTCCCTTGAAAAGGCAAGAGAAGAACTGGAGCTCGGTGGTTTTACATTGACTCCAGACGGTACTCTTGTGGATGCGAGTGGTACTGCTGTTGAATTTGAATTAATTACAAATGCTGGTAATACTATCAGGGAGACAATTGGTAATGATATCGTTTCTAAAGCTGCAAGCCTCGGCATAAAAATAAACTTCAACGCGATTGATTTCGATACGGTGGTGCAAAAACTTCTTGCTCCAGATTATGAAGCTGTCATCATCGGGTTAAGTGGGTCCACCGATCCGGGTTCAGGCTGGAATGTCTGGAGACTTGATGGTGGCTTGCACTTCTGGAACTACTCACCCGAGCTAAGGCCTGATACTGTTCCTGAAGACATTTGGTGGTCTCCCGATTGGGAACAGAGAATAGACGAGATATTCAGGTTGCAAACCTCAGTAGTAGATCCTGGTGAAAGATATAACCTTTTTGCTGAATTCCAAATGATATGTGCTGAACATCAGCCTTTGATTTATACCGTTACCCAGAACTATCTCTATGCCCACAAGGATACTGTTCATCTGGCTAATCCTGAACCAAATCCGGCAGCTGGTATTCTCTGGAAGGGATATTGTATATGGAAAAGCGAATAA
- a CDS encoding Ig-like domain-containing protein: MISGVGRIEGNVYSYSPDYSDAGTYEVTIKVTDGKGGEAQDSFTITVNDVNRAPSIDVPDQSVSETQTLTINLLNYAMDPDGDSLTFEKVSGVGSIDGNIFSYTPGYDDAGTHVVTIKAIDSRGGEAQDSFTITVNDVNRAPSIEIGDQVVNEGEVLELNLEEYATDPDGDALSFTMISGVGRIEGNVYSYSPDYSDAGTYEVTIKVADGKGGEAQDSFTITVNDVNRAPSIDVPDQSVSETQTLTINLLNYAMDPDGDSLTFEKVSGVGSIDGNIFSYTPGYDDAGTHVVTIKAIDGRGGEAQDSFNINVSDKNRPPQFTSFSPENGASNVSTNTTLEWSAIDLDGDTITYDLYFGLTETPPIVLSSTSAKNYVPEVLIHGTTYYWKVIASDGKSTVSSETMSFSVEEESFNESSLGIRDSVLEANSLEDVIIHAKGLENVAGIQIVIEYEPEYIDTSDVSVTLMGPIEGFLKVVKQLEGNRLLISVADISGSEIDILDEDIMKITLKTLTAGKTEIRFVGEETEVKDSSLNSLAVDTKDKGIFWIK, encoded by the coding sequence ATGATATCCGGGGTAGGAAGGATAGAGGGTAACGTATACAGTTACAGTCCCGACTACAGTGACGCGGGCACATACGAAGTAACGATAAAGGTGACGGATGGCAAGGGTGGAGAAGCACAGGACAGCTTCACCATAACGGTCAATGATGTCAACAGGGCCCCGAGTATAGATGTGCCTGACCAGAGTGTGAGCGAGACCCAGACGTTGACAATAAACCTTTTGAACTATGCCATGGATCCAGATGGTGATAGTTTAACCTTTGAGAAGGTATCGGGTGTGGGGTCTATCGATGGCAACATCTTCAGTTACACACCCGGATATGACGATGCCGGTACACACGTGGTGACGATAAAAGCCATAGACAGCAGAGGTGGAGAGGCACAGGACAGCTTCACCATAACGGTCAATGATGTCAACAGGGCACCGAGTATAGAGATAGGCGATCAGGTTGTGAATGAAGGAGAGGTACTGGAGCTCAACCTGGAGGAATATGCTACCGACCCGGATGGAGACGCGCTCAGCTTCACCATGATATCCGGGGTAGGAAGGATAGAGGGTAACGTATACAGTTACAGTCCCGACTACAGTGACGCGGGCACATACGAAGTAACGATAAAGGTGGCGGATGGCAAGGGTGGAGAAGCACAGGACAGCTTCACCATAACGGTCAACGATGTCAACAGGGCACCGAGTATAGATGTGCCTGACCAGAGTGTGAGCGAAACCCAGACGTTGACAATAAACCTTTTGAACTATGCCATGGATCCAGATGGTGATAGTTTAACCTTTGAGAAGGTATCGGGTGTGGGGTCTATCGATGGCAACATCTTCAGTTACACACCCGGATATGACGATGCCGGTACACACGTGGTGACGATAAAAGCCATAGACGGCAGAGGCGGAGAAGCACAGGATAGTTTCAACATTAACGTAAGTGATAAGAATAGACCTCCTCAGTTTACATCATTTAGTCCTGAAAATGGAGCGTCAAATGTCAGTACTAATACAACACTCGAATGGAGCGCTATTGATCTAGACGGTGACACAATCACCTACGATCTGTACTTTGGACTTACTGAAACACCTCCTATTGTACTTAGTTCAACATCAGCCAAGAACTATGTGCCTGAGGTACTCATTCACGGTACCACATATTATTGGAAAGTCATTGCTTCCGATGGTAAATCCACAGTTAGTTCAGAGACAATGAGCTTTAGTGTTGAAGAAGAATCCTTTAATGAAAGTTCACTGGGAATAAGAGACAGCGTTCTTGAAGCTAACAGTCTTGAAGATGTGATAATCCACGCAAAAGGACTGGAGAATGTTGCTGGTATTCAGATCGTGATTGAATACGAACCGGAGTATATCGACACTTCTGATGTTTCTGTAACTCTTATGGGACCGATAGAAGGATTCCTTAAGGTTGTAAAACAACTTGAAGGAAACCGTTTACTTATCTCTGTGGCAGATATCAGTGGTTCAGAAATTGACATCTTAGATGAGGACATTATGAAAATAACACTGAAAACTCTCACCGCAGGAAAAACGGAAATAAGGTTCGTTGGCGAAGAGACAGAAGTAAAGGATTCTTCACTTAATTCTCTGGCAGTAGATACAAAAGACAAAGGTATCTTCTGGATAAAGTGA